In a single window of the Drosophila albomicans strain 15112-1751.03 chromosome 3, ASM965048v2, whole genome shotgun sequence genome:
- the LOC117572337 gene encoding serine/threonine-protein kinase N isoform X5 — MSDSYYQGEYIKHPVLYELSHKYGFTENLPESCMSIRLEEIKEAIRREIRKELKIKEGAEKLREVAKDRRSLSDVAVLVKKSKSKLAELKSELQELESQILLTSANTAVNSNGQEAIAFSGIDGSGAAQFGGLGGNNAMAAGAGGAPATPNDKVLASLEKQLQIEMKVKTGAENMIQSLGIGCDKKLLAEAHQMLDDSKAKIEFLRLRIIKVKQNREQADRMKAARQQNEEHGGGGILGTGSGLTQLQSLETTLEERIEELRHRLRIEAAVVDGAKNVIRTLQTANRAPDKKALQEAHGRLSESSRKLDLLRYSLELRRQELPSDSPTAQLLKQELQIVQQSTSPAPVHYTSLQSGPGGLLGGKSYQSVSSLGRCASVTGKLEVRLMGCQDLLEDVPGRSRRDKDNNSSPGDLRSFVKGVTSRSSSKSYSVKDETSFEIMAAIKLDNITVGQTSWKPCSQQAWDQRFSIDLDRSRELEIGVYWRDWRSLCAVKVLRLEEFIDDVRHGMALQLEPQGLLFAEIKFLNPMISQKPKLRRQRMIFNRQQAKNIPRAKQMNINVATWGRLLKRNPPSHGHLTSAGSTVSVGRASPPLASNNASRDSESPISRTPSSDALAIEPEPYSPGEQAQNMEFDPDAGLHEHVETPGEYPDPAASGLSGMRPLSMHMQGISVLPPETPPPAAANNASNAGRPNTLSLQMPGKTPPTRTAAPTTAPPPPPVLKSVTPVLDQELQDALHEFDFLAELESYPNTLRRPLRPPTEQPQLELLEQQQQLERMAEAVMPLQESPPVLAEPLTSILPLANRHTHQPHHHNQQQHHNSSSHSNSNQFHKDRSQSASELSLPISNQFQFQQQPTMHHHQINASLVPNLLSKESPSAVEQQLHRPVLTLPPVVLLSGGRRADDEEPIPASPLVEYPEDDDEYLYNGGLQSSHSSSAGDRFCVEAKINLVHITIEPLEASPTTSFIIDDSLAETVAIESVLIESVESVQPIDEVIPQMGKLYLGTQQQQQQQQQQLAYVQSSPIIQEPPTPTIYGNSSTSAPQFPQPAQRQDKQQQQQQQQPIYANQYELNVAKAAAGASTSGSSSGGRRNVARGLQYREPAGYEALRAGGQPPNAGMLSMENFRLLSVLGRGHFGKVILSQLRSNNQYYAIKALKKGDIIARDEVESLLSEKRIFEVANAMRHPFLVNLYSCFQTEQHVCFVMEYAAGGDLMMHIHTDVFLEPRAVFYAACVVLGLQYLHENKIIYRDLKLDNLLLDTDGYVKIADFGLCKEGMGFGDRTGTFCGTPEFLAPEVLTETSYTRAVDWWGLGVLIFEMLVGESPFPGDDEEEVFDSIVNDEVRYPRFLSLEAIAVMRRLLRKNPERRLGSSERDAEDVKKQAFFRSIVWDDLLLRKVKPPFVPTINHLEDVSNFDEEFTSEKAQLTPPKEPRHLSDDEQLLFQDFSYTAEWC, encoded by the exons GGCGAATACATAAAGCATCCCGTTCTGTACGAGCTTAGTCATAAGTATGGCTTCACAGAGAATCTGCCCGAGAGCTGTATGTCCATACGGCTGGAGGAGATCAAAGAGGCCATCAGACGCGAGATACGCAAGGAGCTGAAGATCAAGGAGGGCGCCGAGAAGCTGCGCGAAGTCGCCAAGGATCGTCGCTCGCTCAGCGATGTCGCCGTGCTCGTGaagaagagcaaaagcaaattggCCGAACTAAAGTCCGAGCTGCAGGAGCTCGAAAGTCAAATACTGCTAACCTCTGCCAACACGGCGGTCAATAGCAATGGTCAAG AAGCAATCGCATTTAGTGGCATTGATGGCAGCGGTGCTGCACAGTTTGGCGGTTTGGGTGGCAACAATGCGATGGCCGCAGGTGCAGGCGGTGCACCGGCAACGCCCAATGACAAAGTGCTGGCCTCGCTGGAGAAGCAGCTGCAGATCGAGATGAAGGTGAAAACGGGCGCCGAGAATATGATTCAATCGCTGGGCATCGGATGCGACAAGAAGCTGCTGGCGGAGGCGCATCAAATGCTCGACGATTCAAAGGCCAAGATTGAGTTTCTACGCTTGCGCATCATCAAAGTCAAACAGAATCGCGAGCAGGCGGATCGCATGAAAGCCGCGCGCCAGCAAAACGAAGAGCATGGCGGTGGCGGAATTCTTGGCACTGGCAGCGGATTAACGCAACTGCAGAGCCTGGAGACGACGCTGGAGGAGCGCATCGAGGAGCTGCGTCATCGTTTGCGCATCGAGGCCGCCGTCGTCGATGGAGCCAAGAATGTCATACGCACGTTGCAGACGGCGAATCGTGCGCCAGACAAGAAGGCATTGCAAGAG GCACATGGCCGTCTGTCGGAGTCGTCGCGTAAACTTGATCTCTTGCGGTACTCCCTGGAGCTGCGACGCCAGGAGTTGCCCAGCGACTCGCCCACCGCTCAGCTGCTCAAGCAGGAGCTGCAGATTGTCCAGCAATCGACGTCGCCGGCGCCCGTGCACTACACATCGCTGCAATCGGGTCCCGGGGGATTGTTGGGCGGCAAGTCGTATCAATCAGTATCGTCGTTGGGCCGTTGTGCCAGCGTCACGGGCAAACTGGAGGTCCGTCTGATGGGCTGTCAGGATCTGTTGGAGGATGTGCCCGGACGTTCGCGACGCGACAAGGACAACAACTCAAGTCCGGGGGATCTGCGCAGCTTTGTCAAGGGCGTCACGTCGCGCAGCAGCTCCAAGAGCTACTCGGTGAAGGACGAGACCTCGTTCGAGATCATGGCGGCCATCAAGCTGGACAACATCACGGTAGGACAGACGTCGTGGAAGCCCTGCTCGCAGCAGGCTTGGGATCAGCGTTTCTCCATCGATCTAGACCGCTCCAGGGAGCTTGAGATTGGCGTTTATTGGAGGGATTGGCGTTCGCTGTGCGCTGTGAAGGTGTTGCGCTTGGAGGAGTTCATTGACGATGTGCGCCATGGCATGGCACTGCAGCTGGAGCCGCAGGGTCTGCTCTTTGCCGAGATCAAGTTTCTCAATCCAATGATCTCGCAGAAACCGAAACTGCGCCGTCAACGCATGATCTTCAATCGCCAGCAGGCCAAGAACATACCGCGTGCCAAGCAAATGAACATCAATGTGGCCACCTGGGGCCGATTGCTCAAGCGCAATCCACCGAGTCACGGACACCTCACCTCCGCTGGCTCTACCGTCTCGGTGGGTCGTGCCTCGCCTCCGTTGGCCAGCAACAACGCGTCACGCGACTCCGAGTCTCCGATTTCACGCACGCCTTCCTCCGATGCCCTTGCCATCGAACCCGAACCGTATTCACCCGGCGAACAGGCCCAGAACATGGAGTTCGACCCGGATGCAGGACTGCACGAGCACGTGGAGACCCCAGGCGAGTATCCAGATCCCGCTGCCAGCGGCTTGAGCGGCATGCGTCCACTGTCCATGCATATGCAGGGCATCAGTGTGTTGCCCCCGGAGACGCCGCCGCCAGCGGCTGCCAACAATGCCTCGAATGCGGGCAGACCAAATACGCTCAGCCTGCAGATGCCTGGCAAGACGCCGCCCACCCGCACTGCCGCGCCCACTACcgcaccgccaccgccgcccgTGCTCAAGTCTGTGACGCCTGTGTTGGATCAAGAG TTGCAGGATGCGTTGCACGAATTTGACTTCCTCGCCGAGCTGGAGTCGTATCCCAACACCCTGCGTCGCCCGCTGCGACCACCAACGGAGCAGCCACAGCTCGAGTTgttggagcaacagcaacaattggaGCGCATGGCTGAAGCTGTTATGCCCCTGCAAGAGTCGCCACCCGTGCTCGCTGAACCACTAACCAGCATTCTGCCGCTCGCCAATCGCCACACTCACCAACCACACCaccacaaccaacaacaacaccacaacagcagcagccacagcaacagcaaccagttCCACAAAGATCGCAGTCAAAGCGCTAGCGAGCTCTCCTTACCAATAAGCAACCAATTTCAGTTccagcagcaaccaacaatGCATCATCACCAAATCAATGCTTCCCTGGTGCCCAACCTCTTGTCCAAGGAGTCGCCATCGGCGGTGGAGCAGCAACTGCATCGTCCAGTGCTGACACTGCCGCCGGTGGTGCTCCTGAGTGGCGGACGTCGTGCGGACGACGAGGAGCCAATTCCCGCATCCCCGTTGGTTGAGTATCCCGAGGACGATGATGAGTATTTGTACAATGGGGGGCTGCAGTCCAGCCACAGTTCCAGTGCCGGCGATCGTTTCTGTGTGGAG GCAAAGATCAATCTTGTACATATTACCATTGAACCCCTTGAGGCGTCTCCCACAACGAGCTTCATCATTGACGATTCCCTCGCGGAGACGGTGGCCATTGAAAGTGTTTTAATAGAATCGGTTGAGTCAGTGCAGCCCATCGATGAG GTTATACCACAGATGGGTAAGCTCTATTTGggcacacaacagcagcaacaacaacaacagcagcaattggcCTATGTGCAGTCATCGCCCATAATACAGGAGCCACCCACGCCAACAATCTATGGCAACAGTTCGACGAGTGCTCCGCAATTCCCGCAGCCAGCGCAGCGTCAggacaaacagcagcaacaacaacaacagcaacccaTCTATGCCAATCAATACGAGTTGAATGTGGCCAAGGCCGCAGCTGGCGCCTCAaccagcggcagcagcagcggcggacGTCGCAATGTGGCACGTGGTCTGCAGTATCGTGAACCAGCTGGCTACGAGGCGTTGCGTGCCGGCGGCCAGCCACCGAATGCTGGCATGTTGTCGATGGAGAACTTCCGGCTGCTGAGCGTGCTGGGACGCGGACACTTTGGCAAGGTGATATTGTCGCAGCTGCGCAGCAACAATCAGTACTATGCCATCAAGGCGCTGAAGAAGGGCGACATCATCGCTAGAGACGAGGTCGAGTCGCTGCTCAGCGAGAAGCGCATCTTCGAGGTGGCCAACGCCATGCGCCATCCGTTCTTAGTCAATTTGTATTCGTGTTTCCAAACCGAG CAACATGTGTGCTTTGTGATGGAATACGCCGCCGGCGGTGATCTGATGATGCACATCCACACGGACGTCTTCTTGGAGCCGCGTGCTGTGTTCTACGCAGCTTGCGTGGTGCTGGGACTTCAGTATTTGCATGAGAATAAGATCATCTATCGTGATCTGAAGCTGGATAACTTGCTGCTCGATACGGATGGCTATGTGAAGATTGCCGACTTTGGTTTGTGCAAGGAGGGAATGGGCTTTGGGGATCGCACTGGCACCTTCTGTGGCACACCCGAGTTCCTTGCACCTGAGGTGCTAACGGAAACATCGTACACACGTGCTGTGGACTGGTGGGGATTGGGTGTACTCATCTTTGAGATGCTGGTGGGAGAG TCACCATTCCCGGGCGACGATGAGGAGGAAGTCTTTGACTCGATTGTTAACGATGAGGTGCGCTATCCGCGCTTCCTCTCACTGGAGGCCATTGCCGTGATGCGTCGG CTGCTGCGCAAGAATCCAGAGCGGCGACTGGGCTCATCGGAGCGTGATGCGGAGGATGTCAAGAAGCAGGCGTTCTTCCGCTCCATCGTTTGGGATGATTTGCTGCTGCGCAAGGTGAAGCCACCATTTGTACCCACCATT AACCATTTGGAGGATGTCTCGAACTTTGATGAGGAATTCACGTCGGAGAAGGCGCAACTGACGCCGCCAAAGGAGCCGCGACACTTGTCCGATGACGAGCAGCTGCTCTTCCAGGACTTTTCATATACGGCCGAATGGTGTTAA
- the LOC117572337 gene encoding serine/threonine-protein kinase N isoform X13, with translation MALTMNMVFLKDLRSRLKGYLHGEYIKHPVLYELSHKYGFTENLPESCMSIRLEEIKEAIRREIRKELKIKEGAEKLREVAKDRRSLSDVAVLVKKSKSKLAELKSELQELESQILLTSANTAVNSNGQEAIAFSGIDGSGAAQFGGLGGNNAMAAGAGGAPATPNDKVLASLEKQLQIEMKVKTGAENMIQSLGIGCDKKLLAEAHQMLDDSKAKIEFLRLRIIKVKQNREQADRMKAARQQNEEHGGGGILGTGSGLTQLQSLETTLEERIEELRHRLRIEAAVVDGAKNVIRTLQTANRAPDKKALQEAHGRLSESSRKLDLLRYSLELRRQELPSDSPTAQLLKQELQIVQQSTSPAPVHYTSLQSGPGGLLGGKSYQSVSSLGRCASVTGKLEVRLMGCQDLLEDVPGRSRRDKDNNSSPGDLRSFVKGVTSRSSSKSYSVKDETSFEIMAAIKLDNITVGQTSWKPCSQQAWDQRFSIDLDRSRELEIGVYWRDWRSLCAVKVLRLEEFIDDVRHGMALQLEPQGLLFAEIKFLNPMISQKPKLRRQRMIFNRQQAKNIPRAKQMNINVATWGRLLKRNPPSHGHLTSAGSTVSVGRASPPLASNNASRDSESPISRTPSSDALAIEPEPYSPGEQAQNMEFDPDAGLHEHVETPGEYPDPAASGLSGMRPLSMHMQGISVLPPETPPPAAANNASNAGRPNTLSLQMPGKTPPTRTAAPTTAPPPPPVLKSVTPVLDQELQDALHEFDFLAELESYPNTLRRPLRPPTEQPQLELLEQQQQLERMAEAVMPLQESPPVLAEPLTSILPLANRHTHQPHHHNQQQHHNSSSHSNSNQFHKDRSQSASELSLPISNQFQFQQQPTMHHHQINASLVPNLLSKESPSAVEQQLHRPVLTLPPVVLLSGGRRADDEEPIPASPLVEYPEDDDEYLYNGGLQSSHSSSAGDRFCVEVIPQMGKLYLGTQQQQQQQQQQLAYVQSSPIIQEPPTPTIYGNSSTSAPQFPQPAQRQDKQQQQQQQQPIYANQYELNVAKAAAGASTSGSSSGGRRNVARGLQYREPAGYEALRAGGQPPNAGMLSMENFRLLSVLGRGHFGKVILSQLRSNNQYYAIKALKKGDIIARDEVESLLSEKRIFEVANAMRHPFLVNLYSCFQTEQHVCFVMEYAAGGDLMMHIHTDVFLEPRAVFYAACVVLGLQYLHENKIIYRDLKLDNLLLDTDGYVKIADFGLCKEGMGFGDRTGTFCGTPEFLAPEVLTETSYTRAVDWWGLGVLIFEMLVGESPFPGDDEEEVFDSIVNDEVRYPRFLSLEAIAVMRRLLRKNPERRLGSSERDAEDVKKQAFFRSIVWDDLLLRKVKPPFVPTINHLEDVSNFDEEFTSEKAQLTPPKEPRHLSDDEQLLFQDFSYTAEWC, from the exons GGCGAATACATAAAGCATCCCGTTCTGTACGAGCTTAGTCATAAGTATGGCTTCACAGAGAATCTGCCCGAGAGCTGTATGTCCATACGGCTGGAGGAGATCAAAGAGGCCATCAGACGCGAGATACGCAAGGAGCTGAAGATCAAGGAGGGCGCCGAGAAGCTGCGCGAAGTCGCCAAGGATCGTCGCTCGCTCAGCGATGTCGCCGTGCTCGTGaagaagagcaaaagcaaattggCCGAACTAAAGTCCGAGCTGCAGGAGCTCGAAAGTCAAATACTGCTAACCTCTGCCAACACGGCGGTCAATAGCAATGGTCAAG AAGCAATCGCATTTAGTGGCATTGATGGCAGCGGTGCTGCACAGTTTGGCGGTTTGGGTGGCAACAATGCGATGGCCGCAGGTGCAGGCGGTGCACCGGCAACGCCCAATGACAAAGTGCTGGCCTCGCTGGAGAAGCAGCTGCAGATCGAGATGAAGGTGAAAACGGGCGCCGAGAATATGATTCAATCGCTGGGCATCGGATGCGACAAGAAGCTGCTGGCGGAGGCGCATCAAATGCTCGACGATTCAAAGGCCAAGATTGAGTTTCTACGCTTGCGCATCATCAAAGTCAAACAGAATCGCGAGCAGGCGGATCGCATGAAAGCCGCGCGCCAGCAAAACGAAGAGCATGGCGGTGGCGGAATTCTTGGCACTGGCAGCGGATTAACGCAACTGCAGAGCCTGGAGACGACGCTGGAGGAGCGCATCGAGGAGCTGCGTCATCGTTTGCGCATCGAGGCCGCCGTCGTCGATGGAGCCAAGAATGTCATACGCACGTTGCAGACGGCGAATCGTGCGCCAGACAAGAAGGCATTGCAAGAG GCACATGGCCGTCTGTCGGAGTCGTCGCGTAAACTTGATCTCTTGCGGTACTCCCTGGAGCTGCGACGCCAGGAGTTGCCCAGCGACTCGCCCACCGCTCAGCTGCTCAAGCAGGAGCTGCAGATTGTCCAGCAATCGACGTCGCCGGCGCCCGTGCACTACACATCGCTGCAATCGGGTCCCGGGGGATTGTTGGGCGGCAAGTCGTATCAATCAGTATCGTCGTTGGGCCGTTGTGCCAGCGTCACGGGCAAACTGGAGGTCCGTCTGATGGGCTGTCAGGATCTGTTGGAGGATGTGCCCGGACGTTCGCGACGCGACAAGGACAACAACTCAAGTCCGGGGGATCTGCGCAGCTTTGTCAAGGGCGTCACGTCGCGCAGCAGCTCCAAGAGCTACTCGGTGAAGGACGAGACCTCGTTCGAGATCATGGCGGCCATCAAGCTGGACAACATCACGGTAGGACAGACGTCGTGGAAGCCCTGCTCGCAGCAGGCTTGGGATCAGCGTTTCTCCATCGATCTAGACCGCTCCAGGGAGCTTGAGATTGGCGTTTATTGGAGGGATTGGCGTTCGCTGTGCGCTGTGAAGGTGTTGCGCTTGGAGGAGTTCATTGACGATGTGCGCCATGGCATGGCACTGCAGCTGGAGCCGCAGGGTCTGCTCTTTGCCGAGATCAAGTTTCTCAATCCAATGATCTCGCAGAAACCGAAACTGCGCCGTCAACGCATGATCTTCAATCGCCAGCAGGCCAAGAACATACCGCGTGCCAAGCAAATGAACATCAATGTGGCCACCTGGGGCCGATTGCTCAAGCGCAATCCACCGAGTCACGGACACCTCACCTCCGCTGGCTCTACCGTCTCGGTGGGTCGTGCCTCGCCTCCGTTGGCCAGCAACAACGCGTCACGCGACTCCGAGTCTCCGATTTCACGCACGCCTTCCTCCGATGCCCTTGCCATCGAACCCGAACCGTATTCACCCGGCGAACAGGCCCAGAACATGGAGTTCGACCCGGATGCAGGACTGCACGAGCACGTGGAGACCCCAGGCGAGTATCCAGATCCCGCTGCCAGCGGCTTGAGCGGCATGCGTCCACTGTCCATGCATATGCAGGGCATCAGTGTGTTGCCCCCGGAGACGCCGCCGCCAGCGGCTGCCAACAATGCCTCGAATGCGGGCAGACCAAATACGCTCAGCCTGCAGATGCCTGGCAAGACGCCGCCCACCCGCACTGCCGCGCCCACTACcgcaccgccaccgccgcccgTGCTCAAGTCTGTGACGCCTGTGTTGGATCAAGAG TTGCAGGATGCGTTGCACGAATTTGACTTCCTCGCCGAGCTGGAGTCGTATCCCAACACCCTGCGTCGCCCGCTGCGACCACCAACGGAGCAGCCACAGCTCGAGTTgttggagcaacagcaacaattggaGCGCATGGCTGAAGCTGTTATGCCCCTGCAAGAGTCGCCACCCGTGCTCGCTGAACCACTAACCAGCATTCTGCCGCTCGCCAATCGCCACACTCACCAACCACACCaccacaaccaacaacaacaccacaacagcagcagccacagcaacagcaaccagttCCACAAAGATCGCAGTCAAAGCGCTAGCGAGCTCTCCTTACCAATAAGCAACCAATTTCAGTTccagcagcaaccaacaatGCATCATCACCAAATCAATGCTTCCCTGGTGCCCAACCTCTTGTCCAAGGAGTCGCCATCGGCGGTGGAGCAGCAACTGCATCGTCCAGTGCTGACACTGCCGCCGGTGGTGCTCCTGAGTGGCGGACGTCGTGCGGACGACGAGGAGCCAATTCCCGCATCCCCGTTGGTTGAGTATCCCGAGGACGATGATGAGTATTTGTACAATGGGGGGCTGCAGTCCAGCCACAGTTCCAGTGCCGGCGATCGTTTCTGTGTGGAG GTTATACCACAGATGGGTAAGCTCTATTTGggcacacaacagcagcaacaacaacaacagcagcaattggcCTATGTGCAGTCATCGCCCATAATACAGGAGCCACCCACGCCAACAATCTATGGCAACAGTTCGACGAGTGCTCCGCAATTCCCGCAGCCAGCGCAGCGTCAggacaaacagcagcaacaacaacaacagcaacccaTCTATGCCAATCAATACGAGTTGAATGTGGCCAAGGCCGCAGCTGGCGCCTCAaccagcggcagcagcagcggcggacGTCGCAATGTGGCACGTGGTCTGCAGTATCGTGAACCAGCTGGCTACGAGGCGTTGCGTGCCGGCGGCCAGCCACCGAATGCTGGCATGTTGTCGATGGAGAACTTCCGGCTGCTGAGCGTGCTGGGACGCGGACACTTTGGCAAGGTGATATTGTCGCAGCTGCGCAGCAACAATCAGTACTATGCCATCAAGGCGCTGAAGAAGGGCGACATCATCGCTAGAGACGAGGTCGAGTCGCTGCTCAGCGAGAAGCGCATCTTCGAGGTGGCCAACGCCATGCGCCATCCGTTCTTAGTCAATTTGTATTCGTGTTTCCAAACCGAG CAACATGTGTGCTTTGTGATGGAATACGCCGCCGGCGGTGATCTGATGATGCACATCCACACGGACGTCTTCTTGGAGCCGCGTGCTGTGTTCTACGCAGCTTGCGTGGTGCTGGGACTTCAGTATTTGCATGAGAATAAGATCATCTATCGTGATCTGAAGCTGGATAACTTGCTGCTCGATACGGATGGCTATGTGAAGATTGCCGACTTTGGTTTGTGCAAGGAGGGAATGGGCTTTGGGGATCGCACTGGCACCTTCTGTGGCACACCCGAGTTCCTTGCACCTGAGGTGCTAACGGAAACATCGTACACACGTGCTGTGGACTGGTGGGGATTGGGTGTACTCATCTTTGAGATGCTGGTGGGAGAG TCACCATTCCCGGGCGACGATGAGGAGGAAGTCTTTGACTCGATTGTTAACGATGAGGTGCGCTATCCGCGCTTCCTCTCACTGGAGGCCATTGCCGTGATGCGTCGG CTGCTGCGCAAGAATCCAGAGCGGCGACTGGGCTCATCGGAGCGTGATGCGGAGGATGTCAAGAAGCAGGCGTTCTTCCGCTCCATCGTTTGGGATGATTTGCTGCTGCGCAAGGTGAAGCCACCATTTGTACCCACCATT AACCATTTGGAGGATGTCTCGAACTTTGATGAGGAATTCACGTCGGAGAAGGCGCAACTGACGCCGCCAAAGGAGCCGCGACACTTGTCCGATGACGAGCAGCTGCTCTTCCAGGACTTTTCATATACGGCCGAATGGTGTTAA